The stretch of DNA TGGTCCCCCTCGCCCTGCCGCTCATCGCCGACGGAGGCATACCCGGCTGGGCGATGATCTGCGCCATCGGCGTCTGCGCGTCGATCGTCGACGTGTCGCCGTTCTCGACCGTGGGCGCCACCTACGTCGCCACGACCGTCGACCCGGACGCGCGTCCCCGCATGACCAGCCTGCTGACGCGGTGGGGGCTGTCGATGGTCGTCGTCGGTCCCGTCGCCCTGACCCTGACCCTCATCCTCCCTGGCATGGTGCTCTCATGACGTCCTCCTCCCCCACGACCCTCCTTCGTGCGCTGCGCGACCTCGACCTCCCGGACCACCCGGAGGCCGTCGTGGTCGACGGCCGGGCGCTGTCGCGCGCGGGCCTGCGCGAGGTCGCCGTGGCGTTCGCGTCGCGGCTGCCGGACGCCGGGCCGGTGGCGGTGTGCGCCGAGCCGACGCTGGAGACCGTCGTGGCCGTGAGCGGCTGCCTGCTGGCGGGCGTGCCCGTGGTGCCGGTGCCGCCCGACGCGGGCCCGGCCGAGACCGCGCACGTGGTGACCGACTCCGGCGCGACGTGCTGGGCCGGGCCACGACGCGACGGCGTGGACCTGCCGCTCGTCGAGGTGCCGACCGCCCCGACCGCCGGGGACCGAGGCGTCGACCTGCCCGAGCCGGTGGCGGAGACCGAGACGGCCATCGTGCTCTACACGTCGGGCACCACCGGCGCGCCCAAGGGCGTGGTCCTGAGCCACCGGGCCCTGCGGACCGGGATCGAGGGCCTGGCCGACGCGTGGGGCTGGACGGGCGACGACGTCGTCGCGCACGGCCTTCCCCTGTTCCACACCCACGGCCTGGTGCTGGGCGTGCTCGGGTCGCTGCACCTGGGCTCGCGCGTCGTGCACACCGGCCGTCCAACGCCGCAGGCGTACGCGGCGACACCTGCCACCGTCTACTTCGGCGTGCCGACCGTCTGGACGCGCGTGGCGCGCGACCCCGAGGCGGCGCGCGCGCTGTCCGGCGCGCGCCTGCTCGTGTCGGGCAGCGCTCCGCTGCCCGTGCCCGTCTTCGAGCGGCTGCGCGAGCTCACGGGCCACGCGCTCGTGGAGCGCTACGGCATGACGGAGACCATGATCACCCTCAGCACGCGGGCCGACGGCGAACGACGCCCCGGCTGGGTCGGCCTGCCGGTGGGCGAGGCCCGCACGCGCCTGCGGGCCGAGGACGGCGGCGAGGTGCCGGCGGACGGCGAGACCGTCGGTCGGCTCGAGGTCAGCGGGCCGATGCTGTTCGACGGCTACCTGAACCTGCCGGAGACGACGGCCGAGGTGCTCGGGTCCGACGGGTGGTTCGCCACGGGCGACCTCGCCGTCGTCGACGCCGACGGCTTCCACCGGATCGTCGGCCGCGAGTCGGTCGACCTGATCAAGTCCGGGGGCTACCGCATCGGCGCCGGCGAGATCGAGACGTCCCTGCTCGCGCTGCCGGAGGTGCAGGAGGTGGCCGTGCTGGGGCTGCCCGACGAGGACCTCGGCCAGCGCATCGTCGCCTACGCGGTGGTCGCGCCCGACGACGCCGACGACGCCCTCGCCGCGCGGATGGTCGAGCACGTCGCGGCGGACCTGTCGTGGCACAAGCGGCCGCGCGAGGTCCGGTTCGTGCCGTCGCTGCCGCGCAACGCGATGGGCAAGGTGCAGAAGAAGCTCATGCTCGACGTGCCGGGCTGAGCCGCGCGTCAGCGTCGACGCAGCAGCGACCGCGGCAGGAGCAACGCCCGCAGCCGCTCCCCGCGCGACCCGGCCGCACGCACCCGGTCGACCACCCGGCGTGCGGCCTCGCGCTCGTCGGCGACGTCGGTGCCCGGCCGGGCGTAGCGCGAGCGCTCGACGGCGGTGAGCACCCGGCGCAGGTCGTCGGGGTCGGCCCGAGGACCGACCACGTCGACGAGGCCGCGCGGCGTCCCGGCCCGCGGCACGGCCAGCCCGACGTCGACGGCCGACGCCTCCACCTCGCGCCACCACGGCTCGGGGTCGGAGGCAGCAAGCCGACGACGTCGCAGCAGGCTGCGCAGCAGACCGGGCAGCAGCGCCGCGAGCAGCAGGACGACCGCGACGGTGAGGGCGGTGCGCGGCGCCGTCGGGGCCTCGGAGTCGGCGGCCGACGCCTCGGTCGTGACCGAGCCCTCCTCCGCGGCGGCATCGCTCGGTCGCTGCGACGGCTGGTCCTGCGGTGCTGCCTGCTCGGTGCTCTCCGGGGTGCCCTCGGGCTCCTCGAAGCCGGTGCGCGACCCGACGCCCGGCGTCGGCTCGAAGCCGACCCAGCCGACGCCGTCGAAGTAGATCTCGGGCCACGCGTGCAGGTCGTCGGACGTCACCTCGTACTCGGTGTTCCCGTCGTCGTCGACCCCGGCGGCCTGGCCGGGCGCGTAGCCGACCGCGATGCGCGACGGCATCCCCAGCTCGCGTGCCATGACCGCCATGGCGGAGGAGAAGTGCACGCAGTAGCCGGCCTTCTCCTCCAGGAACGTGCCGAGCACGCCGACCCCGTTGCCGTCGTAGTCCTCTGCGACCGGCGCGGTCTCGGAGTAGACGAAGTTCTGGCGGAAGTAGTCCTGCAGCGCCATGGCACGGTCGTAGTCGTTGGTGGCGTCGGCCGTGACCTCGCGCGCCGTCGAGGCGACGACCCGCGGCACGTCGTCGGGCAGCGCGGTGTAGTCAAGGGGTACTGCGGTCGGCGACGTGACCAGCGCCCGCATCTGCTCGGCCGTCGGGAGCCGCTCGAGGCTCGTGACCGTGTACTGCTGGTCGCGCGTCGTGGAGCTGTCGGAGCTGATGGTCAGGCCGGTGCGGCGCAGCGACCAGGCCCCGCGCAGACCGTCGACGTCGAGCACCGGGTACGGCACCGGCAGCATGCTGCTGCGCAGGTCGGCGATCCGGATGGTGGTGGTCTCCTGGCTCGTCCGGACCTCCGGCTCGATGCCGATGCGGCTCTCGAACGGGTCGCCGTCGTTCGCCGTCGCCGGACGCCACGTGCGGCCGCGGAAGTCGCGCAGCGTCGCGACCTTGAGGTACGGCGGGTCCTGCAGCGTGGTCGTGTAGCGCGCGGAGACGGTGGTGCTGTTGCGACGTAGGTTCTGGCCCAGCTGCAGCATCGGGTTGATGCCGCGGCCGAACACCTGCGGCGGCGGCTCGCCCCACGGCTTGGCGACGGCGGTGACGTCGGGCAGGACGGGGGGCAGCAGCACGCCGACGAGCAGGGCCGAGCCACCGAGACCGAGGGCCGGCACCAGCGACGCCCAGCCCGCGGACGTCGCTGCCGTGCGGGTGCGCAGGAGCGCGAGCCAGCAGGCGGCCGCCCCGGCGAAGACCCAGAGCGAGGGCGTCTCGCCGGAGACCAGGGCCGGCGCGGCGTAGACCACCAGCAGCACGGCTCCCGTCAAGAAGACGCCGACGCGCAGACGCAGCACGAGGTCGAGCACCAGGACGAGCAGGCCGAAGGCCCCGGCGAGGAGCAGCACGAGCGGGCGCGCGGCCGCCGCCGGCGCGGCCTCCTCCATCACGATCACCTGGGCCCGCGACAGCGCCTCGCCGAGTCCCTGGAAGGTCGAGGTGGTCGGGAGGGGTCCGGCGAACGTCTCGGGGACGAACACCCACCCCAGCACCACCACCAGCACGAGGAGCCCGACCGGGACGGCGAACCGCGGTGCGAGGCTGCCGAGCACCGCGCAGACGAGGGCGACCAGGCCGGCGACCAGTGTGGTGGTCACCCACCAGTCACGACCCTCGACGACCGTGTCGTAGCCCAGCAGGAGCACGGCGAGCGCGCCGACGACGAGGAGCTGGTCGAGCCAGGGGCGCCGCGGTACGGCGGCGGCGCGACGTCGGGTGGAGGCCTCAGGACGCAGCACGGGTGCGACTCACCCCCAGGCGCGACCAGACCTCGGACACGTCGTCGTGGGCGGTGTAGGGGACGTGCCGCCAGCCGGCACGCTCGAGCACCTCGAGCGCCGGTCCGCGCGTCCCGGCGGAGACGAGCGCGAGCACGCTGGTGGCGCCCGCGAGCGCCTCGGTCCAGGCCTGGGCACGCGCGACGTCGGGACGCCCGAGCACGGCCACCACGGTCCGCTCCCCGGGATCGGCGTCGGCAGGGTCGGCGCCCGGCAGCGGCTCGAGCACCGCGAGGTCGACGAGGGCCTCCTCGACGGCCTCGACGTGGTCGAGCTGGCGGTCGACCACGTCGAGCGGCGAGCGGAGGGTGACGGCGAAACCGGCGTGCACGAGGTGGTCGACCATCGACGCCGCGGCGCTGACCGCCCACTCCAGCTCGGGCGAGTACGACCAGCCGTCCCGCTCCCGGGCGGTGCCGAAGGACGCCGCGTCGGGGTCGACGACGACGCCGATCCTCGGGTCGTCCTGCTGCTCCTCCTGGCGCACCATGAGCTCGCCGCGGTGCGCGGTGGCCTTCCAGTGCATCCGCTTCAGCGCGTCGCCGGGCAGGTACGTGCGGGCGACCAGGTCGTCCTCGCCGATGCCGGCGCGGTGTGCCGCGCCCTGGGCGGCGACCCCCTCGTCGAGCCCCCGGGTCGATCCCGCGTCGAGCGCGTGCCGCCGCGGGAGCACCACGAGGTCCTGGGCGTCGCCGAAGGTGTGGCGGCGCAGCACGAGGCCGAACGGGTCGACGACCTCGACCCGCAGCGGCCCGAGCACGTGCCGACCTCGCCGCAGGCCCTGCACGGGGTAGCGGAACCGCGCCCGCGACCGGCGGGTGCGACTGCCGCCGAGCGGCGGGAGCACGCCGCTGGCATCGGCGCTCAGCCCGTGCGGCACGGTGTCGCTCCAGCGGGCCTCGAGGGCGGGCAGCACCGACAGGTTGGTCACCTCGACGGTGGCGGTCGTGGTGTCGCCCGGCGAGAGCACCTCGGGCGCGAAGCGCCGCTCGACGACGACCCGCGCCTGCCCGAGGAGCACGAAGACGGCCGCCAGCACGACGACGCCCAGCAGCATCGCCGAGACGCTCAGCAGAGCAGGGAGCGACAGCAACGGCGCCGCGGCGAGCAGGACCAGCGACGTCACGAGGAAGCCGGCACCACGACCCGTCAGTCGCAGACCAGGCCAGGCCAGGCCAGGACGGGGCAGCCGTCGCAGCAGCCTCACGCCGTGGTCACCGACCGGTGGCTCATCGGGGCTCCACCGCGCCCTGCGGCACGGGAGTCTCGGCCACGATGCGGCGCACCGTCTCCTCCACGGGCGCCGAGCCCCGGGCCGGGACGAGCCGGTGCGGGAGCACGAGCGGGGCGAGGGCGTCGACGTCGTCGGGCAGCACGTAGTCGCGGTCGTCCAGGTAGGCGCGGGCCTTGGCGACACGCACCAGCTGCAGGGTCGCGCGCGGGCTGGCGCCGAGGCGCAACGCGGCGTCCTCACGCGTGGCGCGCGCGATCGCCACGCAGTACCGCTCGACCGACTCCGACGCGAAGACGGCACGTGCCTGGGCGATCATCACGCGGACGTCGTCGATGGTCACGACCGGCTGCAGCCGGTCGAGGGGGTTGTCGACGTCGCGGTCGCGCAGCATCTCCAGCTCGGCATCGACGTCGGGGTAGCCCATCGAGATCCGGGCGGTGAAGCGGTCGCGCTGGGCCTCGGGCAACGCGTACGTGCCCTCCATCTCGTACGGGTTCTGCGTGGCGATCACGCTGAACGGCGTCGCCAGCCGGTGGGTGCGCCCGTCGACCGTGACCTGCCGCTCCTCCATGGCCTCCAGGAGCGCGGACTGGGTCTTGGGGGAGGCGCGGTTGATCTCGTCGCCGATGACGATGTTCGCGAACACCGCACCGGGCTTGAACTCGAACTCGCCCTTCTGCTGGTTGAACGCCGAGACGCCGGTGACGTCGGAGGGCAGCAGGTCGGGCGTGAACTGGATGCGACGCACGGAGCCGTCGACGCTGCGCGCGAGCGCGCGGGCGAGCACGGTCTTGCCGACGCCGGGGACGTCCTCGATCAGCAGGTGGCCCTCGGCGAGCAGGACCACGACGGCGGTCTGGACCGCCTCGGGCTTGCCGTCGACGACGGACTCGATGTTCGTGAGGACACGGCGGGCGGCGGCTCGGGCGTCGTCCATGGGACTCCCTCGGTCGGTGGCGGGGGGTCGGTCCATCATCCCCTGCTCCCCCCAACGTCGCAGGACGACCAGGAGTTTCCGCCGGGCCTCCCCGTCCCCGCGATGTGCGGACCTGGCGACGGTCTTCCGGGGGAGGACCGACGCCAGGCCGGCACGACGCGTCGACTACTGCGCGTCGGCCGCGTCCTCCTCGTCGTCGCCGAGGAGGGCGGCGTGGGCGAGGCCGGCGATCGCGGCACCGACGACGGGCGCCAGGATGAAGACCCAGACCTGCGAGAGGGCGTCGCCGCCCGCGAACCAGGCCACGCCGAGCGAGCGCGCCGGGTTCACCGACGTGTTGCTGACCGGGATGCTCACGAGGTGGATCAGCGTGAGGGCCAGACCGATGGCGAGGCCCGAGAAGCCGACCGCCGCACGCTTGGACGAGGCGCCGAGGATCACGAAGAGGAAGAAGGCGGTCAGCACGACCTCGGTGACCACGACGGCCCAGAACCCGTGGCCGCCGGGCGAGCGGTCGCCGTAGCCGTTCGTGGCGAAACCGGAGGCGACGGCGTCGAACCCGGGCTTGCCCGAGGCGATGGCGAGCAGGAGCGCACCGGCCACGGTCGCGCCGACCACCTGTGCCGCCGCGTACGCCGGTACGTCCTTCCACGGGAAGCGGCGGGCGGTCGCGAGTCCCACGGACACCGCGGGGTTGAAGTGCCCGCCGGAGACGGGGCCGAACGCGTAGGCGCCGGTGAGGACGGTCAGGCCGAACGCCAGCGCGACGCCGGCGAAGCCGACCTGGTCACCGGCGAGCACCGCGGTGCCGCAGCCGCCGAGGACGAGCCAGAAGGTGCCGAGCGCCTCGGCCGTCAGGCGCTGCGAGGTGGTGAAGACGGGCGTGGTGGTGGACATGGGGCCTCTCTCGTGTCGAGGTGGGGACGGGACGGGGTGCCGGGCGGTCAGCGCCGACGCGACCGGCGCGAGCCGCGGTCGTGGCGACGCTCCTCGAGCTTGCGCTTCTCGATCGGCAGTCCGACGAGCGAGAGCAGCTTCCAGACGAGCCAGCCGAGCAGGGCGAACAGGTTGCGCTTGGGTCGAGCCATCGGGGACTCCTCGGGGAGACGGGTGGTGGGGGACGACGGTGAGAGTGCCGGAGGAGACCGATCGTCACGTCCGACGACATATGACTCAGGTCACGTCTCCTCGCGCAGGGTCGCGCCAGCGCCGGACGATGCG from Aeromicrobium erythreum encodes:
- a CDS encoding acyl-CoA synthetase; amino-acid sequence: MTSSSPTTLLRALRDLDLPDHPEAVVVDGRALSRAGLREVAVAFASRLPDAGPVAVCAEPTLETVVAVSGCLLAGVPVVPVPPDAGPAETAHVVTDSGATCWAGPRRDGVDLPLVEVPTAPTAGDRGVDLPEPVAETETAIVLYTSGTTGAPKGVVLSHRALRTGIEGLADAWGWTGDDVVAHGLPLFHTHGLVLGVLGSLHLGSRVVHTGRPTPQAYAATPATVYFGVPTVWTRVARDPEAARALSGARLLVSGSAPLPVPVFERLRELTGHALVERYGMTETMITLSTRADGERRPGWVGLPVGEARTRLRAEDGGEVPADGETVGRLEVSGPMLFDGYLNLPETTAEVLGSDGWFATGDLAVVDADGFHRIVGRESVDLIKSGGYRIGAGEIETSLLALPEVQEVAVLGLPDEDLGQRIVAYAVVAPDDADDALAARMVEHVAADLSWHKRPREVRFVPSLPRNAMGKVQKKLMLDVPG
- a CDS encoding transglutaminaseTgpA domain-containing protein; the encoded protein is MLRPEASTRRRAAAVPRRPWLDQLLVVGALAVLLLGYDTVVEGRDWWVTTTLVAGLVALVCAVLGSLAPRFAVPVGLLVLVVVLGWVFVPETFAGPLPTTSTFQGLGEALSRAQVIVMEEAAPAAAARPLVLLLAGAFGLLVLVLDLVLRLRVGVFLTGAVLLVVYAAPALVSGETPSLWVFAGAAACWLALLRTRTAATSAGWASLVPALGLGGSALLVGVLLPPVLPDVTAVAKPWGEPPPQVFGRGINPMLQLGQNLRRNSTTVSARYTTTLQDPPYLKVATLRDFRGRTWRPATANDGDPFESRIGIEPEVRTSQETTTIRIADLRSSMLPVPYPVLDVDGLRGAWSLRRTGLTISSDSSTTRDQQYTVTSLERLPTAEQMRALVTSPTAVPLDYTALPDDVPRVVASTAREVTADATNDYDRAMALQDYFRQNFVYSETAPVAEDYDGNGVGVLGTFLEEKAGYCVHFSSAMAVMARELGMPSRIAVGYAPGQAAGVDDDGNTEYEVTSDDLHAWPEIYFDGVGWVGFEPTPGVGSRTGFEEPEGTPESTEQAAPQDQPSQRPSDAAAEEGSVTTEASAADSEAPTAPRTALTVAVVLLLAALLPGLLRSLLRRRRLAASDPEPWWREVEASAVDVGLAVPRAGTPRGLVDVVGPRADPDDLRRVLTAVERSRYARPGTDVADEREAARRVVDRVRAAGSRGERLRALLLPRSLLRRR
- a CDS encoding DUF58 domain-containing protein; protein product: MRLLRRLPRPGLAWPGLRLTGRGAGFLVTSLVLLAAAPLLSLPALLSVSAMLLGVVVLAAVFVLLGQARVVVERRFAPEVLSPGDTTTATVEVTNLSVLPALEARWSDTVPHGLSADASGVLPPLGGSRTRRSRARFRYPVQGLRRGRHVLGPLRVEVVDPFGLVLRRHTFGDAQDLVVLPRRHALDAGSTRGLDEGVAAQGAAHRAGIGEDDLVARTYLPGDALKRMHWKATAHRGELMVRQEEQQDDPRIGVVVDPDAASFGTARERDGWSYSPELEWAVSAAASMVDHLVHAGFAVTLRSPLDVVDRQLDHVEAVEEALVDLAVLEPLPGADPADADPGERTVVAVLGRPDVARAQAWTEALAGATSVLALVSAGTRGPALEVLERAGWRHVPYTAHDDVSEVWSRLGVSRTRAAS
- a CDS encoding AAA family ATPase; protein product: MDDARAAARRVLTNIESVVDGKPEAVQTAVVVLLAEGHLLIEDVPGVGKTVLARALARSVDGSVRRIQFTPDLLPSDVTGVSAFNQQKGEFEFKPGAVFANIVIGDEINRASPKTQSALLEAMEERQVTVDGRTHRLATPFSVIATQNPYEMEGTYALPEAQRDRFTARISMGYPDVDAELEMLRDRDVDNPLDRLQPVVTIDDVRVMIAQARAVFASESVERYCVAIARATREDAALRLGASPRATLQLVRVAKARAYLDDRDYVLPDDVDALAPLVLPHRLVPARGSAPVEETVRRIVAETPVPQGAVEPR
- the aqpZ gene encoding aquaporin Z, giving the protein MSTTTPVFTTSQRLTAEALGTFWLVLGGCGTAVLAGDQVGFAGVALAFGLTVLTGAYAFGPVSGGHFNPAVSVGLATARRFPWKDVPAYAAAQVVGATVAGALLLAIASGKPGFDAVASGFATNGYGDRSPGGHGFWAVVVTEVVLTAFFLFVILGASSKRAAVGFSGLAIGLALTLIHLVSIPVSNTSVNPARSLGVAWFAGGDALSQVWVFILAPVVGAAIAGLAHAALLGDDEEDAADAQ